GCGCCCTGCTGTGCGTGTAAGGAGGGGTCCCTTCCTAACGCCTCGTGTATAGGAAGGGACCCCTCCTTACATTCTCGCCGCGCTCGTCGGGCGGCGTCAGTTCTGCGCGGCGGCGACCTTGCGCTCGCACTCGGGTGCGAACTCCAGGCCCATGCTGATCGAGCGGGAGTGGTTCTGGTCCCCGCCGAAGGCGAGCGAGATGCCGTCCTCGGAGACCTCCACGTACTTGACGCCCTTGTCCTTCAGGCACTTCACGACGGCGACCGCGAAGTCCCGGGCCTCCGGGTTGGCCGGGTCCTTCTCCCACGGCGGCAGCGGATAGAACTTCGGCTCACAGATCCGGTTCGCCGCCTCGTACGCCTCCGCCTCCTTGGCGTTGGTCTCGCCGGACGGTCGGCCGGGGTGCCCGGCCGTCAACTTCTCCGGGACACCCTGCTGCTTCAGGCACTTGCGGTACGGCCCGAGCAACGCCTCGTACTCCTCCGACGTGGTGTCGAGCCGCTCGCGCGGACGTTCCTCCTTCGGCTGCGCCGAACCGGTCCGTTCCGGCTCCGGGGTGGCCAACGAGGCCACCTGTCCGCTGCCGTCGTCCGTTTTCTTCTCGTCGGCCGTCGCCCCGCAGGCCGACAGCGCGATCAGCATGACGGCACCCATCAACAGCGTCCGACTCCTGCGCATGACAACGCCTTTCGTCCGATCGGACCGGGACGTTCCCGGGCCACTGCGGCCGGTTCTCGGCCCGGCCGCAGCCAGCCTCCCGATCGGACGTGAGGAACATGTCAGGTCGGCGGGCCCCCCGCCGGACATCGACGGAGGGCCATGACAACTCAGCTCTGGGTGATCACCGGATCTGCGGCGAGGCTCTCGGTGCGTTGACCGATCAGGGTGCGCAGCCGATCCGCGTCGTCCGTCACGGTCTGCGCGTCCTGCCCGTCGACGCTCGACAACACCTCGGTGATGCCGTCGAGTGCCGCCAGTGCCGAGCCGTCGGCATAGACCTGCCGATAGATCTGGCGGTACGCGTCCTCGTACACCTTCGTGAACGTCTCACTGGCAAGGAAGCGTTCCTTGAGGAGGTGGCCGCCCCCACCAGGCCCACCACCACCAGGCCCACCGCCAGCGGGCCCACCACCACCGGGCCTATTACCCTCTCGCCCACCCGTACGCGGCTCCCCGGTGTCGGGACGGTCCGCACGCTCGGGCATCGTGTCGGCAGCGCCGGTCGCGCCTACCGGCTGGCCGGGCATCGTACGGGTGGCACCCCCGCCCCGGAAACCACCACCGAGGCGCCCCTGCTCGTGCGGGCCCTGGCCGGCGTCCCCGCTGAACGTCAGGTTGTAGTCCCAGCCGACCACGGTGAACTTCTTACTGGTCAGGTCGTACCAGAGGTAGTAGTTGCGACCCGGACCGGACATGTCGTCGAAATTGAGCAGCAGGTTCTGCCAGGCCACGTAGCGGGCGAAGGACTCCACGTCGACCCGGTCGGCGAGGTGTTCGTCGAACTCGGTGTCGCTGGCGTTCTCGACCCATCTGATCAGGTCGATGACCGGTTGCAGGTCCTGACTGCCCTTCATGGTGATCTGTTTGAAGTCGTCGTCGTAAGCGGTCGGGTCGTCGCCCTGGTCGGTGAAACTGCCGGTGGCCAGCGCCTTGTAGAGGACCCCACTGCCGTCGATCTTCGCGGTGAAGTTCTCGTCGGGATGTTCCACCACCAGGCGGGCGGTGGTCGGCCGGTCGTTGACGGTGAAGCTGGTGTACGCGTACTCCTGGGCCACCTCACCGGCGTCGCCGAGCAGGTCGAGCGTCACCGCCTCGTTGAGCACCGTGGAGCCGCCGCCCATGCCGGCGACGCGAACGGAGAGTTCCCGATGCCCCTGGTAGCGGCGACCGTCGACGTACTCGTCGAAGCGGATGAGCCAGGGCAGGTTCTCCGGTTCCTCGGCCTGGAGCGAGATCCGCGACATCCCGCCGCCGTTCGGCCCGGGACCGGCACCGCCGCGATCGGCGCCGTCCGGCATGGGACCAGCACCGTCAGGTGCCGCGCCGCCCGGTCCGCCCTGCGGGGTCTCGCCGTTGCGGCTCAGGCTGCGCAGCGTGGAGTTCCCCTTCAACCGGATGCCGACGCTGGGCACGCTGGTGCCGTCGACGACCAGGTCCGCCTCGATGTAGTCCTTCTCGCCCTCGGCATAGAAGGTGTCCAACATCCGTTGGTAGTCCGCGTCGCGGAAGACGAGCGTGATGCGGTGTGCCACGGTCTCGTCGAACAGGTCGACGGTGCCGGCGATGTCCTGGGTGACCAGGTCACCGCCGACCGCACTGCTGGTGACGTACGGGCGGATGCGCACCGTGCTGAGCGTCACCGTGAGGACGAGCAGGAAGGCGGCGCAGCCGGCCAGGAACTTCCAGTAGTGCCGGACCCGGATCGGGATCCGGTGCTTGAGCCTCATCACAGGTCCGTCTGGTCGTAGCCGGTCAGCACCGTGACCCGCTGACCGCCGGTGCGTTCGGCCAGCGCGGCGATCAGGTCACCGGGTTCGGTGCCCTTCTTCAGCCGGACCGTGTACATGATCTCGGTCAACGCGCCGCCCCGAATCGTCTCCATGCTGACCAGCTCGAACTCGCTGGTGTGGCGCACCAGGACGTCCTGGATGGACTCGGTGTAGTTCTCCACGGGCGGGACCTGCACCTTCACCACCTGCCGCTGCACGTTCGCGGCGAACCAGTTGAAGCGGTACATCAGCACGATGATCATGCTGATCACGACGGCGGCGACCACGGCCAGGACGTAGAACCGGGTGCCGCAGGCCATGCCGATACCCATCACCAGAAAGATGAAGCCGACGTCCCGGGTCTCCTTGATGGCGTTCCGGAAACGCACCACGGACAGTGCGCCCACCAGAGCGAACGCGCGGGCGATGTTGGACCCGACGACGAGCATGATCAGCGAGATGAGCATGCCGAGAATGACGAGCGTCTGCACGTACGACTGGCTGTACGAGATGTTCCGGTGGGTGAATCGGTAGACCCAGCCGATCATCGCGCTGAGCAGGAAGGACAGCGACAGGACGAGGGCGATGTCGCCGACGCTGAACGTACCGGAGAGATCCTGGAATTCGAACGGCATGAGAATCGCTGCTCTCTACACGTAGGGATGGGAGACGGCGGCGTCGTCCGTCACGTGGAAGACGGACCGAGGGGCGCGACCGAACGCCTCCACGCTCTGGCAGTACTTCGACAACCGGACGATCGACAGGTTGGTCCGGGCGGCCAGGTCGGTGAACCAGTACGGCACCCGCTCGTTGGCCTTGATCTCCACCACGGCGAGGGTGGCCGGCACGATCAGGCGGTTCTCCGCCTCCGCGCCCAGGTGGAAGTCGCGGTCCCGCCCGCGTACCCGATGGTCGATCGTGACCCGCAGGCCGACGTCGGAGTCCCGCCCGACGAACGCCTCCCGCTGGTAGCCGGTCATCGCGACCGGACGCAGATCCAGTCCACAGACCAGTTCCAGCACCTCTTCGAGGAAGGCCCGCTGGTCGGGATGGTGCGCGACCATCTCCCGGCGGTCGCAGAAATCGCGGGCCAGGCGGTACGGCAGAGCGACGCGACGCTTCTGGGTGACCCGGTTGACCCGTTGCTTGATCTCGACGTGCACGAGGCTGTCGTCGGTGATCGTGGACCGGTCGCCGTAGTGCCTTATCCGCAGTTTGCGACGGAACCGGAGACCTTCGATCTTCTCCCAGTAGAAGAGCAGTCGATCCGTGTCGTAGTAGACGCTCCACACGCCGTATCCGGTCCGGTCACCATGGCTGTCGCGCCCCATTCGCGCGTCCAGTTCGGCACGCAGCGCCGCCACGTCGGCGACCGGCACCACGTACTTGACCTCGTACCGATTGAAGGCGTGCAATCGGCTCGGGGCGCGGAGCGCGTGGCCGGCCTGATCGTCGCGGTCGGCAGCCGGGCCGGACCCGACGATCGGTGCCGATGGTGTACGCGTTGCGGAGCGGGCGGGTGCCCGGTTGCGCCAGGTGAGCATGGGATGTTGGCCGATCCGTAGGCGACAGATGCCAACGAATACCAACAGGCGTACCTATGAACGAGCTTTGTTTCTCGGATGAACCCCCGGTGAACGACGTCGGCGTCACCGGTGACGCCGACGTCGTCCGTGTTCGTTACGGGGTGACCACCCGGCCGCCGAAGGTCACGACCAGCCGGCCGTCGGAGGCGAAGGACCACCCCAACGCCCCCGAGTACGACGAACACCGGGACCCGTTGGTGCCGGACCAGAACTGGTTCGAGCTGTCGGAGTTGCCGACGATCCGGTCGTTCGAGCCGCCGCTGCACGAGGTGTTGTTGCGGAACACCGAGGAACCGCCGTCGAAGTTGAAGTTGCGCTCGGTGTTGCCGATGTTGGCGTTGTTCGACACCGTCATCGTGCCCAGGTTCCGGTTGTAGGTGAACCCGTGCTTGCCGTTGTCGTAGGCGATGTTGCCCCGGATGGTGTGGTTCACCGCGATGTCCTCGCCGCCGAGCTTGAACCCGTTGCGGTCACCGTTGCCGGCCTGACCACCGTTGCTGAGGGTGCCGTTGCCGTAGGCGAGGGAGGACTCGATGGTCACCGCGCCGATCGCGCCGGTGTCGCTCTTGGTGTAGAGGTCGTACCCGTCGTCGATGTTGTTGTGGGCGACCGTGTAGCGGAAGACGTTGCCGGCGCCGACGGTCAGCTTCGGGGCGAACCCGTCGGCGTCCTCACCGTCGGAGTCGACGTTGTCGTGCGACACCGTGCTGACCACGAGGTTGTTGGAGGGCCACTGGTCCCGGGGCGCGTTGGCGATCAGCCGCGAGAGCTGGAGCCCGGAGTCCCTGTTGTGGCGGGTCACCACCCGCTCGACGATGTTGTTGTTGCCGGCGAGCAGGATGCCGTTGTCCCCGGCCCGCTCGACGACGATGCCACGGACGTGCCACCACGATCCGCCCATTTCGAGTCCCCGGTTCGCCGGGTCCTCGCTCTGCGCCGAGAAGTTCAGGACCGGGGTCTCCCCCGCGTACGCGAAAATGTTCTTGCGCGCGCTCGACGTGCCGTTGTTGCCCTGGCCGATGGTGATGGTCTGCGAGTGGCGGTAGGTCCCGCCGCGCAGGAAGATCGTCCCGCCCGAGGTGATCCGGGTGATCGCGGAGGCGAGCGTCGTCGGGCTCGCCAGCGTCCCGGGCGCGCTGTCGGTGCCGGTCGGCGCCACGTAGAGCGTGTTGGACGACGGCGGAGGCGTGGTCGGCGGAGGCGTGCTGGGCGGCGGGGTGGTCGGCCCGGTCGTCGGCGGCGGCGTGGTCGGCGGGGTCGTCGTGCCGGAGGCGTACGTCTCGAACTCGGCGACCCTCGGCGTACCGCTCGCGCTGGTGATCTCGAAGTTGATTTTGCGCAGCGAGGCGGCGGCGAAGGTGATCGTCCCGGCCCCGGTGCCGCTGGCCAGCGTGGCGCCGGTGTCGTTGTTGACCAGTCGCCAGCCGCCGATGACCCCGACCGCGCCGGACGCCTCGCGGATGGTGACCGCGCCGACCGTGGTGGCGGAACCCCACTTGACCGAGATGCGGCCGGTCGAGCCGGACGGCGACCAGTATGTGCCCACGTCGCCGTCGATCACGTTGCCGTAACTGGTGCCGCCGCCCTTGCTGGAGCCGTCGGCGCCGGCACCGATGCTGAGGTTGGTCGCGTTGGCGACGACCGAGGCGGCGACGAGCCCGTCCGCCGCTCCCGACGCGTGGGTCAACGGCAGCGCCGCGGTCACCACGGCCGCCGCGACCACTGCGGTGCCGCCGGCCAGAAGTCTGTGTCGCACTGTGGTTCTCACTGGTGGACTCCTCGGGAGTGAGCGCGGCGCGAGGCACTTCCTGCACAGCCCGACACCGCAGGTGACGACGTTTCGGCAAACCCTCGACCTGGCTATAAAGCGAAACGTCGATGTAACCTCAGGCTAGGAAAGCGCTTACTCGTGGCGCAAGGGCAGGGATGTGCAGGTTTGTTGCAGAACCTCAGCCCGACGGCCACCGCTCCCGTACGCGCCGCCACGCCGGGATGCGGGTCCGGGGCCCTGACTCCCCGTGGCCGCACGCCGACGGGCCGGTGCAGGCCGTCCGGGATCGCGACGCAGCTCAGCCGCGCCACCGGTCCGGCGGCCCCATGTCCTCCCGGCCGCCTTTGCTCTGCTTCAACCCACGCACTGTTCCCGTACGGAAACCGTTGCGCGGGTTGAAGCAGAGCAAAGGGAGCCAAAGGGGGTCACCTGACGGAGCGGCCCAGCACAGTCATCCCTGGCGAAGCCGGGGCAGCAGCCGGAGTACCCGGCCCCAGTAACGCTGGCCGCCCACCGCAGGCTGCCGCGAACGGCACACGAACGGCACCTCGCCCCGTCGATCATGGAGTCGCGGCTAGGCTTTGGTCCCGATTCACCCTTTTCGCGGCGGCCACAACTCCATGATCGCGCGCACGGGGACGGTGGGCGGGGGCGGTGGGCGGGGGGCGGGGGCGGTGGGCGGGGGGCGGGGGCGGTGGGCGGGGTCAGACCGTGGTGGCGGCCTTACGGATCGCGTCGCGGGACGCGGTGACCTGTCGGCGCAGATCGTCCATGTCCACGCCGACGAGTTGCCCGTTCCGCTTGCGGACCTGGCCGGCCACCATCACGGTCTCGATGTTGCGCGGGTCCGCCCCGAGCACGAGTGTGCCGACCGCGTCGTTGAGCGGCATCGTGTTGACGTCGTCGGCGGCGACCACCAGCAGGTCCGCCTGCTTGCCGGGGGTCAGCGAACCGGTGACGTCACCGAGTCCGTTGGTCCGGGCGCCCTGCGCGGTGGCGAAGTCCAGCACGTCGCGGGTGGTGATCCGGTCCGGCGTGGTGTCCGTGCCGTACGCGGCGTTCACCGCGCGCATCCGCTGGATGGCGTGCAGGGTACGCATCTGGGTGAACATGTCGCTGGCCAGCGCCACCTCCACGTCGATGCTGAGTCCGGGTCGGATGCCGACGGCCAGCGCCTCGTCGATCGCGGGTACCGCCGTCTCCAGGCCGATCTGCGCCTCGGAGGTCGGCGCCAGCGACACGGTGACTCCGGCGTCGCCCATCGCCTGCCACGCCTGCGGGGTGAGGCCGGTGGCGTGGATCAGGGTCAGGTCGGGGCCGAGCAGCCCGTCGGCGGCCCAGCGCAGGATCGCCGCCGACGACGGCACGCCGAACACCGCGTCCACGCTGACCCCGAGGTCGAGATCGCGGGCGACGGCCGCCAGTTCCGGCCCGTAGGCCAGGGCCGGACCGGCGATCTCGTCGGTGGCCAACGCCGCCAGGCGCAGGGTCACCAGGCCGCCGTTCGTCCCCTGGTACGCGCCACACAACCGGGCCAGGTCGCCAGGCCACTGGCGGTCCCACTCACCGAAGTGCGGTCCCATCGACGCGTGTACGCCCCGGATGCCGGTGTCGACAAGCGCCTGGATCGCCGCGTCCGAGTGCGCCGCCGTACGGGAGTTGTGCGAGAAGTCGAGCATCGTGGTGATGCCGGCGTCGAGGGCGGTGAGCGCGGCGAGCCGGGTGCCGACGTACATGTCGTGCGGGGTGTACGCGGGCGCGATCCCGGCCAGCGTCGACATCACGTACGCCCCCAGGTCGGTCACGTCCGGGATGCTGCGGCGCATCTGCGCCTGCCAGGCGTGCCGATGGGTGTCGACGAATCCGGGGCTGACGATCCGGCCGGTCGTGTCGACGACGGTCGCGCCCACCGCCTCCGGGTGCGACCGCAGGTCCGGGCCGACCGCGACGATCCGGTCCTCGCGGACCAGCACGTCACCGGATTCCAGGTCGCCGATCGCCGGGTTCATGGTGACGACCGTGCCGCCGCTGAACAACATCATCGGACTCTCCCCCTCGTAGTCGGTGATCATCGGCGCCGCAGGACGTATCCGGCGTGGTACAGCACCCCGTCGGTGAACCGGCCGTACGCCCAGAAGCCCAGGTCGTCGCGGTAGACGATCCGGTCGCCGTCGATCCAGAACGCCCCCTGGTACGCGTGCGGCCGACCGCCCCGCGTCTCGTCGTACCGGCCGTCGGCGGTGAGTTCCTGGTGCAGGAAACCGGTCTCGTCGATCCACATGCCCAGGTAGGGGCTATCGACCGATCGTGGTCCCGAGTCCGGCTCGACCGGAGCGGGCGTGAGTCGGCGACCGTTGGCCAGCGCGATCTCGCCGTCGACGACGATCGCGGCGGCCTGTTCCGGACGCCAGACGATCATCTCCAGCACGGACCGGCCGGAGGTCGGGCCGGCGATCAGGGCGAAGGTGGCCGGGTTTCCGGGGGTGAGCGCGCCGACCCGGTCGGCCGGACGAGCACGCAGGCCGGCGACAGCGACACCGTCGACGACGGCGGGCACGATGGCCAGGCCGGTGCAGTCGATGACGATCGCGCCGTCGTCCTCGGCGGCGGTGTGCAGGCCGGTGCCGACCGCGACGATCTCGTTCGTACCGACCAACAGGTCAGCCGTGGCGAAGTCACCGATCACCGGGTCGAGCGTGTGGATGGCGGCGTTGACGAACATCAGTGGACGGTGCTGGTCACCGGTGTTCCCGGCGATCTCCGCCAGTACCGCCTCG
Above is a window of Verrucosispora sp. NA02020 DNA encoding:
- a CDS encoding DUF4956 domain-containing protein → MPFEFQDLSGTFSVGDIALVLSLSFLLSAMIGWVYRFTHRNISYSQSYVQTLVILGMLISLIMLVVGSNIARAFALVGALSVVRFRNAIKETRDVGFIFLVMGIGMACGTRFYVLAVVAAVVISMIIVLMYRFNWFAANVQRQVVKVQVPPVENYTESIQDVLVRHTSEFELVSMETIRGGALTEIMYTVRLKKGTEPGDLIAALAERTGGQRVTVLTGYDQTDL
- a CDS encoding polyphosphate polymerase domain-containing protein, which codes for MHAFNRYEVKYVVPVADVAALRAELDARMGRDSHGDRTGYGVWSVYYDTDRLLFYWEKIEGLRFRRKLRIRHYGDRSTITDDSLVHVEIKQRVNRVTQKRRVALPYRLARDFCDRREMVAHHPDQRAFLEEVLELVCGLDLRPVAMTGYQREAFVGRDSDVGLRVTIDHRVRGRDRDFHLGAEAENRLIVPATLAVVEIKANERVPYWFTDLAARTNLSIVRLSKYCQSVEAFGRAPRSVFHVTDDAAVSHPYV
- a CDS encoding right-handed parallel beta-helix repeat-containing protein, with translation MRTTVRHRLLAGGTAVVAAAVVTAALPLTHASGAADGLVAASVVANATNLSIGAGADGSSKGGGTSYGNVIDGDVGTYWSPSGSTGRISVKWGSATTVGAVTIREASGAVGVIGGWRLVNNDTGATLASGTGAGTITFAAASLRKINFEITSASGTPRVAEFETYASGTTTPPTTPPPTTGPTTPPPSTPPPTTPPPSSNTLYVAPTGTDSAPGTLASPTTLASAITRITSGGTIFLRGGTYRHSQTITIGQGNNGTSSARKNIFAYAGETPVLNFSAQSEDPANRGLEMGGSWWHVRGIVVERAGDNGILLAGNNNIVERVVTRHNRDSGLQLSRLIANAPRDQWPSNNLVVSTVSHDNVDSDGEDADGFAPKLTVGAGNVFRYTVAHNNIDDGYDLYTKSDTGAIGAVTIESSLAYGNGTLSNGGQAGNGDRNGFKLGGEDIAVNHTIRGNIAYDNGKHGFTYNRNLGTMTVSNNANIGNTERNFNFDGGSSVFRNNTSCSGGSNDRIVGNSDSSNQFWSGTNGSRCSSYSGALGWSFASDGRLVVTFGGRVVTP
- a CDS encoding CotH kinase family protein; this translates as MRLKHRIPIRVRHYWKFLAGCAAFLLVLTVTLSTVRIRPYVTSSAVGGDLVTQDIAGTVDLFDETVAHRITLVFRDADYQRMLDTFYAEGEKDYIEADLVVDGTSVPSVGIRLKGNSTLRSLSRNGETPQGGPGGAAPDGAGPMPDGADRGGAGPGPNGGGMSRISLQAEEPENLPWLIRFDEYVDGRRYQGHRELSVRVAGMGGGSTVLNEAVTLDLLGDAGEVAQEYAYTSFTVNDRPTTARLVVEHPDENFTAKIDGSGVLYKALATGSFTDQGDDPTAYDDDFKQITMKGSQDLQPVIDLIRWVENASDTEFDEHLADRVDVESFARYVAWQNLLLNFDDMSGPGRNYYLWYDLTSKKFTVVGWDYNLTFSGDAGQGPHEQGRLGGGFRGGGATRTMPGQPVGATGAADTMPERADRPDTGEPRTGGREGNRPGGGGPAGGGPGGGGPGGGGHLLKERFLASETFTKVYEDAYRQIYRQVYADGSALAALDGITEVLSSVDGQDAQTVTDDADRLRTLIGQRTESLAADPVITQS
- a CDS encoding amidohydrolase family protein — encoded protein: MMLFSGGTVVTMNPAIGDLESGDVLVREDRIVAVGPDLRSHPEAVGATVVDTTGRIVSPGFVDTHRHAWQAQMRRSIPDVTDLGAYVMSTLAGIAPAYTPHDMYVGTRLAALTALDAGITTMLDFSHNSRTAAHSDAAIQALVDTGIRGVHASMGPHFGEWDRQWPGDLARLCGAYQGTNGGLVTLRLAALATDEIAGPALAYGPELAAVARDLDLGVSVDAVFGVPSSAAILRWAADGLLGPDLTLIHATGLTPQAWQAMGDAGVTVSLAPTSEAQIGLETAVPAIDEALAVGIRPGLSIDVEVALASDMFTQMRTLHAIQRMRAVNAAYGTDTTPDRITTRDVLDFATAQGARTNGLGDVTGSLTPGKQADLLVVAADDVNTMPLNDAVGTLVLGADPRNIETVMVAGQVRKRNGQLVGVDMDDLRRQVTASRDAIRKAATTV
- a CDS encoding Atu4866 domain-containing protein, which gives rise to MSSPMLDEAVLAEIAGNTGDQHRPLMFVNAAIHTLDPVIGDFATADLLVGTNEIVAVGTGLHTAAEDDGAIVIDCTGLAIVPAVVDGVAVAGLRARPADRVGALTPGNPATFALIAGPTSGRSVLEMIVWRPEQAAAIVVDGEIALANGRRLTPAPVEPDSGPRSVDSPYLGMWIDETGFLHQELTADGRYDETRGGRPHAYQGAFWIDGDRIVYRDDLGFWAYGRFTDGVLYHAGYVLRRR